tatgcaatgtaaatgttaaagACATAATGTTCTTAATTTGTATTTGCACCtcctgttgttaaactttaggacatcatgtccttaacttcatatgtgcagtgtaaatgttaaggacgtcgtgtccttaacttcatgtgttcattgtaaatgttaaggacatagtgtccttaacttcatgagtgatgtgtaaatattaaggacaaagtatcCTATATTTGCACCTTCTGGTgataaactttaggacatcatgtccttaacttcatatgtgcagtgtaaatgttaaggacatggtgtccttaacttcatgtgtataatataaatattaaggacataatatcattaacttgtatttgcaacttctgttattaaactttaggacaccatgtccttaacttcatattaTAATGTAAATGTTATGGACATGGTGCCCTTAATTTCATGAGTGATGTATAattattaaggacatggtgtacTTAACTTAATGTGTGcaatgtaaatattaaggacatggtgtccttaacttcatatgtgctgtataaatgttaaggacatgatgtccttaacttcatgtgtgcaatgtaaatgttaaggacataatatcattaacttgtatttgcaacttctgttgttaaactttaggacatcatgtccttaacttcatatgtgcaatataaatattaaggacatggtgtccttaactttatatgtgcagtgtaaatgttaaggacatggtgtccttaacttcatgtgtgcaatgtaaaagttaaggacataatatcattaacttgtatttgcaacttctgttgttaaactttaggacatcatgttaTTTAACTTCATTTGTGCATTGTAAATGTAAAGGACATGGTGTCTTTAACTTTatgtgtgcaatgtaaatgttaaggacatagtatTCTTAATATTTTACGCATCACTCATGAAGTTAAAGACATcatatccttaatatttacacatcactcatgaagaaagggtaaaaaagatttttcgtattaattttaataaagtaatgACTATTTTTGGTCAACATTAAAAATACTGGCTAAAAAAAAAATACCACTAAAAAAAGTGTGTATACCACGCCATTTCTACGTTTAACGTTTAGCCCATACAAAGCCCACtgtggggagaattgaaatgtcACAGAACGGCTACTCCTCTTCCCCATAATTCGAAATTTGAACAATCACTTCCCCCCATTAGAGTACAGAAACGCTCTCGTTGTCCTAGGGTTTGATGGTAGTAAATCTTATCTTCTATTAGCATTTACTATACATTctgaaaaatggtaaaaaaacTCGGAAGTTCTGATTGTATGACCCCATTGATAATTGATTTATCTTCTTCACCCCCGTCTGAGCAGGGAACGCCATTGAGGCCTGTATTTTGCCTCAAAAAGAGAGAGCAATTGAAGGAATTTGAAGAGAAAGAGGATTGCTTTATCCTTGATTTTGATCCTTATGACCCCGTCGATATCTCAAAGCTCTCTGTCTCTAAGAATCTTGATGCTTTTGACCTCTCGGTTGTCGCTGAAAAAGGCCAGGTATAGTTAATTTCTAGTATTTTGCAAAATGGGTCTACCATTGTAGAAAGTTTTTGTCCTTGAATAAACCTTTTACTGTTAAATGGCTAATTCTGCAATTTAATAAGAAATTGATCTTGATGATGAATAGGTGGCATGTAGAGATTACCCGCATTCAAGGCATGTTTGTGTGAAACATCCGTTTGACAAAACACCCCACGAGAATTACTGTGAATGGGTAATATTTGttcgatttttaaatttttaattgtGTCAAACTTTTGATGTCATTAGATTAATTATATTGTATGGCTTTGGGTATTGATGCAGTGTTATTGCTATGTCTGTGATGTGGCTGCTCCTTGCAAATACTGGACTGGGGTTTCAGCTCATTGCCATGCCATGGATAATGAGGCTTGGAAGAATCAGAGAAAGGCCACTAGGAAGTAGCTGATCTGATGAATTAGCATTCTACATTTTCTACCATATGTCTTCATTAGACTTATAATTTTTGTGCTTCTTTGTTGGAAAATTGTGGTATAGTTAACTACCTAGTTATGATCTGAGTTTCAGTTGAATGCGAGGTCTGTATTCAATTGTCTCTCAAAATTAAGCTGGATTTTTGTAGATATTTTGCTGATGTAAGTAGTTATTTTCTGGGATGAACATGTAGTATATTAGTATATCAAAGCGGTTGAATGAAGTTACTAGTTTAAGCGCTTCAACTTCAGTGGAAAGTTGATGATTTCTACAGCCATTCTTTCTGTTATTTCTTTAAGCCAATGCCTCATATTTCTTTGTGTTACAATGTTACAGATAACTCCTGATTCTTTGCGAGTACAATAAGAAATTGAGAGTACAATAAGAATTAACTGTCTCTTGTTTAATTTCTTTGAACCATTTAGAGCAGATGTCCCATGGATGGGGATTAGTGCTGGCATTGTTATATCCATGTTCTTTttttcatttgcttcattttcttttagtttctaCTTCCTTTTTTCACCCCCTTTTGGTTTAACTTTATGCACTGAAATTTCTGCTGAAATTGTATTTGCATAATTTCTCAATAATTCATACCTTCTTCTATGGTTGATAAGTTAAGTTAGAAGTTGCTTTAAGTGTCTCTTTGGTAGCTGGAAATAGGGTCCTAAGTTCCAGCATTGTAGTTGGATGCCTGACTTCACCATTTATTGAGGTGAAAAAAGATCCACATATGGTTGCTGCTAGTTTTGCAGGCATGGAGAAACTTGGATTGTTAAAGGGAGAATCAGAAGATCAAAGAGCCAATGTGGTCATAGAACCTTACGTTTATTGTCACAGTGTTAATGTGAGCGAAGGTAACTTTGGGTCTTATGTGGATGGTGTTCTGGATATGACTCCAAGATACAGTTTTTTCTCTCTGTGGCGGAAGATCCAGTTGTCCATTCGAATAGGAAGACCAGACTGGGAAATCAACAGTCTTCAGGATTGTATTATCATTCTTCTTCAGATTGGGAGCATGTATCAAACGATGAGATGAAAGTTGCATCAAAGATATTTGATGCTTTTGTATGCTCAATGTGATTGCACTGTATATATTGTAGTGTGGACCTGATGGAACTGCTTATGCCGACTTTCTAGTGTACTGCAATGCTTATTCGGTTCTGCACATTGTTTATTTCTAGATTGGTTGTGTAGTCATCAGTACTATATTTTGGTAATATCATAACTTACAACTTTGGAAGATTGGGGTGAAAGAGGAACAACCTTTCTTAGATTTTTCTTGATCAAAGAGGTCCAAATATTCAATTACAAGTATGTCTGTGATTGTCAAAACAACTTTGATTTTCTGGTTAAGGATACATTCAATTTATATTTAGAAGAATAAATGGAATATGATTTTGAAGGGGCATGTAATCATTTAGGCGAATAATCACTTAACTGTGTGAAAGAATTATTAGTTTCCAGCATTATCAGTTGGATGCTTGATGAATTCCAGATAAGAGGGAAAAATCCTCATCGAGACTAATTTATACCTCTCCCTACTCGGACTAGGCTACAGGTTTATTCTTTTTATAACATTTTCTGTGTTGCAGTAAGGTTAACTAATATAGTtagttataaataaaaaaatctcaCTTGGTTTGCtagaaaaaatataaatgaaaaccATAATCATTTTCAAAGTCACCATACAAGCAACTTTTAATATAGGTGGCATAACTCCTTATTTTGTACTCAAAAACAAAAGGAGTGTTGTAAaacaattaaagaagaaaaagaatattgcagagaaaagtagggagagtgaatttttattgatttgggatgatttacaatggaataTAACccatctatttatagggaaagagtgacttagccaccaagtaataatccctaaaatctctctaaaatatagacattcaccttaaatataattctatttataacacccccctcccccctgaatgtctattcaacaaataatgtgcctcgttaaaaccttaactaaaataaaacccagtggaaaaaaaattctagagaagggaaaagagtacacatgcttagaaatacgccttttggttgtctcgttaaaaaccttgcaaggaaaacccagagGGACAAAACCATGTaagaaaaaaaagagtacaacacgtattaACTCCCCATGATGAGACAATCAATTCACATTTTTGAGCCTTCACATTTCAATCTTGTGCGGCATCTTCAAAATatcgttggtagagatttgatatacaaatcagccatattaacttgtagagatttgataaacaaatcagccatattaacttgaataaATATGATgtaccttgaaatcatcattcttgatagatatATAATATCTTCATATAATGTCGTGGAATGGCCTTTTCAATATCTCTATAGAGATTCTcgctatcatattatcatgcttatagttatagcaagatacataagtgcaaaaattgcacttaagatatggtacttcaggaccaagattctatatgctttaagcaatttaaatcttttagggattgtcatataagttaagtcatataagccatatgaatggactttagatgcatatcaagttttcatgtcatgctagacatataagatagataAAAGTGATTGCACACTCTATTGACTTTATACTTGCAAGTGTTTGAACCGTAGGTCCAAAACTTCATGTCtttcatatggaatcaattctatttgaattgtttctccagacttaagatcctcatataTATTTAGCGTTATCATAGATGTAATCGGCAaatattttatatcggttccaaccaCGTTTTTCCATAAAGACATAGCATAGAAATCTCTTCATTTACATTTTTAGGTACCTAAACTTctcctgagattttatgaagtattatgtcatgtgatcctagatcacttgcctccttattatgattatttagatcatttgctcatcttctttatcaagaattttatttgaaactgATTTGTCTATATGCTTTAAGCATACCAAAGACTTTatccttctaggacttattctaatGGGAGGATTTACAGTGAGAacatagttactttctttgggtcagcaaatgcgtatGGCATGCTTTGTAAcatattgcagatgaattatcttttatgaacttcaagttcatattaccttattcgaggatctagatgtacaaaCGATAATTCATtcatgtctccccctcatgttagaaaaactaaattttgtgcgttatggtgttaatcaaaatatacaccgcacatcaataacaataagatgaaattatttggttcatgacccTGAACCATTTGTGAGGGGAGAGTATAATATACTTTCATATATAATGTTTATCAAACTCATACAAATAACTTTGTTCTCATGAGCagtagtttagctattaagtggaggcactcaaaaaattattttgctaaattaacTGTGATAtataccaacttatcaagatgaactgtgttgaatagaaaatctgaaaattatgctctaaattaaattattgagtaaGTTGCAAATATCAgattgcgggttaataataagaGCACATGTAATCTTCTCattgatgcatcttatgtggtatacatgacaGGTGAATGAactcatattcacctttgatatttccagcattcatgggattcaatcccaattttagttggtctattaattaataagaacaaacaacataagagaattcgtaaaaaAACTTTccagttctttaatatttacccatgtgaattctcttttatttttgcatgCATACTTAAATTAACACAGCTAAATCAATTATGCCAACtggataaattatcaatattgataaactttaggtttacaccatgacgtgtacaattatcaataaacttcaAATTTATTATGATAcgggtttttatatcaataaacttctactttattgtggcattcttttatGTGTGTAGTACAAACTGAAGAATAAAGCGGGTAACTTTTCACCTAAATATTACCCCGCTACAaattgtagtaatagaagatattaaatctttcctttatttatagtctcaatatgactaaccgctttcgcgaatattttagaaactaaataagtttctacaagtttctttgagacttactacatgtcacgaccctaaactcaaacctgtcgtgatggcacctatcgatggtactaggccagCCGACTCCCACAATACTACTACAATTCATTCAAAGATATGCCAAAAGGCGTCTTGTATAGCAGAATTTCATAAAAGAAACAAGGGTTGAACTCAAAAAAATAGAAATGCGGAATGaaaagccccaaacatcggggtgtcactgagtcatgagcaactactaaAAATTGGTCCGATAAcaacaagactaacatagtctgggaaaaatccaaaataaaactaatgggaagataaagaagaagaaaacaaggcTGCGATCGctgggcagctaccttgctatctccaatgATTAGCTACAGGAATATCAACAGCCGCTATCGTGACgaaaatgcctggatctgcacacaagatgcagggagtaacgtgagtacaccaactcagtaagcaacagaagtaaataaaggctgtgaagtagtgacgagctaaatgCAGGTACCACTCATATCACAAGAATTTAGTAAAGTGCGGCATGCTATGCAACCGGAGTTTAAGTCGAATCAGTTTGtttaaatcaagttcaagtaaGACAATCAGaaatatctttcaacagttttcaaacaaggACTCAAAGCAACTATGAGCATGGATGATTAAAACATGTACTGCCACTCGGGCTaacatcactcagtcctcccaatcactccaacctcacaatcactcaagcctcacaatcactcatgcctcacaattgctcagcactcggcactcgacactcgcactcagtaggtacctgcgctcactaggggtgttcatactccggaggggatcctacagcccaagcgctataatctgcatggacaactcacgtgctgcacggacaactcacgtgctataatatcatatcagaatcagcacagataactcacgtgctaaggtaccatacctcacaaacaggccctcgacctcactcagtcataaacctctccagtctctcgggctctcagaaatcaaagaaatcagcccaaacaacattaacatgatgcaacaaatagaataacagagactgagctatgatgtaggaatgcatgaacatgactgagtacgggATATCAACTAAAGCAGTGAGaggacagcaagaaacgacctctaagggtccaagaaatactggcataaggcctagacatggtatctagcatgatttacagtaaATCTTTCTAAAGAACATAAAGAGCATATAGCTACAAAAGgttgttcaactttacagttgctacaggacggatcaagtcacgaatccccaatggtgcacgcccatcacctagcatgtgcgtcacctccaaatagtcacatgacacaaaaaaccggggtttcataccctcaagactagatgtacaaccgttacttacctcaatccgagcaaatctctactctgcaaggcccttgcctctcgaatcggcttCCGAGCGTCCCGAATcaagccacaagcagtacaataccattaatatatgctaaaagAGTCAATTCCActagaaaactactaaattagactcaaaacccgaaattggctcaaacccggcccctgggcccacgtctcagaatccaacaaaagtcacaaaacccgaaagcccattcacttacgagtctaaccatacaaaattcatcaaaatccgacaacaaaattcccttcaaaacctcaaaattccatctcaagaactcttccaTTTTTTCCCCATTTGTTTTACCCCAAATCACAATTTAGATGATAcaaatcaagatataatcatgtaatttaaccaaaaccaagtgagaaacacttaccccaatcaactccctgAAAATTCCTTTAGAAATCCCCTAAATccgtggtctctagctcaaaatatgaaaaatgagttcaaacccccgattttgaaatttaacactgttgcccagatttccttcttcgcgaacgcggaagtaCCCTCGCGTTAGCGAAGCACAACTGCCTTTGCCCAGAaatcccttctacgcgaacgcgatctaccactcgcgaacgcgaacctTTACTGAACCTTCTCTTTGTGAACGCGACCTCACCCTTGCGAACGTGTAGACCAAATGAATGGGGTCCCCAGCTGTCTCTTCTCTTCTTCGCGAGCGCATTACTCATCTCGCGTCCGCGATGCACTCTACTcctaaaccttcgcgaacgcgtcccttatttcgcgaacgcgaagaacaattctTCCTCAATCTCCAGATACTCTTTGTGAACGCGAGACCTACCTCGCGAATGCGTAAGAGGAAACCAgcaacaacaaaaaccagcagATCAACTATCTCTCAAAGGCCATAATTGGTCCGTTAACCACACGagaccctcgagacctcaaccaaatataccaacatgtcccataacatcatacgaacttaggcgaaccttcgaatcactcaaaacaacatcaaaacactaaattacacacgaattcaagcctaatgaacttagaaattttcgaattccacaaacgacgctgaaacctaccaaaccatgtccgaatgacctcaaattttgcacacaagtcagaaatgacaccacgaacctaccccaactttcgaaaatccaatccgaccctgatatcaaaattttcactgccggccaatgtcgccaaaattctaactttcgccaatttaagcctaattctaccagggacctccaaatcacattccagatgcgatcctaagtccgaaatcacctaacgaagctaacagaactatcaaaattcaaatctgaggtcgtttacacataagtcaacttccggtcaacatttccaacttaacctttcaattaagagactatgtgtctcaattcattccgacaCCACTCCGAGCCCGAACCGACTAACCCGGTATAACACAATATAGATGAGTAACataaaaagaagcagaaatggggaaaacagggctataactctcgaaacgaccggccgggtcgttacatcctcctcctcttaaacaaccgttcgtccccgaacgggtctagaaacatacctggagtctcaaataggtgtggatatctgctctgcatctcccgctcggtctcccaggtggcctcctccataggctgacctctccactgcaccttcaccgaagctatatcctttgacctcaactttcgcaCCTggcgatccaaaatggccaccggctccacatcataagtcatatcaccctccaactgaaccctgctgaagtctaaaacatgggatggatcgccaacatacttccagagcatggaaacatgaaacactggatgcacactcgacaagctgggtggcaaggaaAGCTTATAAGTCACttctcctatcctctgaagcacctcaaaaggcccaatgaaccgggggctcaacttacccctctttccaaacctcataacaccattcatgggtgatacctttagcaaaaccttctccccaaccataaaagacacatcacaggTCTTCCTgcccgcgtagctcttctgcctagactgcgccatgcgaagccgctcctgaatcaatttcaccttaacTAATGcatctggaccaagtctgtacccaagagcctagcctcacccggctcaaaccatcctaatggagatctacacctcctcccatataaagctcgtacggagccatctgaatgctcgactgataactgtttttatatgcaaactccgcgagctgCAGAAAcggatcccatgaacccccaaagtgaatgacacaagcgcgtaacatgtcctccaatatctgaatagtgcgctcggactgcccgtccattttAGGGTGagaagttgtgctcaactcaacctgagtacctaactctcgctgcacggccctccaaaattgcaatgtaaactgagtgcccctatctgaaatgatggaaactgggacgccatgcaggcgaacaatctctcggatgaaaatctcagccaaccgctctgaagagtaagtagtgccaactggaatgaagtgcacggacttagtcaaccgatccacaataacccaaataacatcgaacttcctcgaagttcgtgggagcccaactatgaagtccatggtgatctgctcccacttccactctgggatctctaacctctaaagCAAGCCACCTGATTTCTGATATTCATACTTaccctgctgatagttgagacaccgagccacaaacccaactatatccttcttcatccgcctccaccaatagtgctgtctcaaatcctggtacatcttcgcagcaccctgATGGATGGAGTACcgtgagctgtgggcctcctcaagaatcaactcccgaagcccatccatgtTAGGTACATATATCCGGCCTTGTatcctcaacacgccatcatcactaatagtcacatctcttgcatcacctcgctgaaccctgtcctgaagaaagAGCAGGTGGGGgccatcatattgacgctccctgacACGGTCATAaggagaagacctggagaccacacaagccaatacccgactcgactccgaaatatccaatctgacaagctagcccgctagggcctgaacatccaatgccaagggtctctctgTTGCTGGGAGATATGctaaacttcccaaactctctacctggccactcaaagcatcagccaccacattggccttccccggatggtacaaagtagtgatatcatagtccttgagaagctctaaccatctccgctgacgcaaattaagatccttctgcttaaacagatgctgcaaactccggtgatcagtatagatctcacaatgaaccccatgcaaataatgacaccaaatcttcaaggcgtgaacaatggttgctaactcaagatcgtggacaggatagttcttctcatgggtcttcaactggcgtgaggcatagacaatcaccctaccctcctgcatcagaacacattCAATACCTacccttgaggcatcacaatacacggtgtaagaacctaaagctgatggcagaaccaacactggagctgtggtaaaagcattcttgagcttctgaaagctctcctcacactcatccgaccacctgaatggagcacccttttgggtcaatttggtcaagggcgatgcaatagacgaaaaACCCTAAACGAACTGAcagtaataaccagccaaaccaagaaagctctgaatctctgtagctgagaactgtctaggccaactctgaaccgcctctattttttttggatccacctgaatgccctcactaggcaccacgtgccctaagaatgctacggaaccgagccaaaactcacacttggagaactttgcataaagcttctgctccctcaatctctgcaatacaatcctcaagtgctgggcatgctcctcctggctacgagagtacaccataatgtcatcaatgaatacaataacgaatgagtccaaataggacTGGagtacattgttcatcaaatgcatgaacg
This DNA window, taken from Nicotiana tabacum cultivar K326 chromosome 4, ASM71507v2, whole genome shotgun sequence, encodes the following:
- the LOC107805543 gene encoding RPM1 interacting protein 13-like isoform X2 encodes the protein MGTPLRPVFCLKKREQLKEFEEKEDCFILDFDPYDPVDISKLSVSKNLDAFDLSVVAEKGQVACRDYPHSRHVCVKHPFDKTPHENYCEWCYCYVCDVAAPCKYWTGVSAHCHAMDNEAWKNQRKATRK
- the LOC107805543 gene encoding RPM1 interacting protein 13-like isoform X1, yielding MVKKLGSSDCMTPLIIDLSSSPPSEQGTPLRPVFCLKKREQLKEFEEKEDCFILDFDPYDPVDISKLSVSKNLDAFDLSVVAEKGQVACRDYPHSRHVCVKHPFDKTPHENYCEWCYCYVCDVAAPCKYWTGVSAHCHAMDNEAWKNQRKATRK